From Cyclopterus lumpus isolate fCycLum1 chromosome 4, fCycLum1.pri, whole genome shotgun sequence, a single genomic window includes:
- the nr2f6b gene encoding nuclear receptor subfamily 2 group F member 6b isoform X2 has translation MAMVSGGWGNPNGDTNGLGEKAYLRREEEEGSPQAGSSDVEVGDEDKTCVVDCVVCGDKSSGKHYGVFTCEGCKSFFKRSIRRNLNYSCRSNRECQIDQHHRNQCQYCRLKKCFRVGMRKEVQRGRIPPSHSGISPNSLAGGVGGAGPGHIGADFFNGQPVSELISQLLRAEPYPSSRYVTPYSQAQMQASASGASVMGIDSICELAARLLFSTIEWARNIPYFPELPVSEQVALLRLSWSELFILNAAQSALPLHMAPLLAAAGFHSSPMSAERVVSFMDQVRVFQDQVDKLNRLQVDSAEYSCLKAIALFSPDACGLTDPAHVDSLQEKAQVALTEYERLQYPNQPQRFGRLLLRLPALRAVPANLISQLFFMRLVGKTPIETLIRDMQLSGSSISWPYVPGQ, from the exons ATGGCCATGGTGAGCGGGGGATGGGGCAACCCCAACGGGGACACTAATGGACTGGGGGAGAAGGCTTacctgaggagggaggaagaggagggctcGCCTCAGGCCGGGAGCAGCGATGTAGAAGTCGGGGACGAGGACAAGACCTGCGTGGTGGACTGTGTGGTGTGCGGGGACAAGTCCAGCGGAAAGCACTACGGCGTGTTCACCTGCGAGGGCTGCAAGAGCTTCTTTAAGAGGAGCATCAGAAGAAACCTCAATTATTCCTGCAG ATCTAATCGAGAATGCCAAATCGACCAGCATCACCGCAACCAGTGCCAATATTGTCGTCTGAAGAAATGTTTCCGTGTAGGAATGCGCAAAGAAG TCCAGAGGGGCCGAATCCCTCCATCTCACTCAGGTATCAGTCCCAACTCCCTGGCTGGTGGTGTTGGAGGTGCAGGGCCGGGTCACATTGGGGCGGACTTCTTCAACGGGCAGCCGGTTTCAGAGCTCATCTCCCAGCTCCTCCGAGCTGAGCCGTACCCCAGCAGCCGCTACGTGACCCCGTACAGTCAAGCCCAGATGCAGGCATCTGCCAGCGGAGCCTCCGTCATGGGCATCGACAGCATCTGTGAGCTGGCTGCCCGGCTCCTCTTTAGCACTATCGAGTGGGCCAGAAACATCCCATACTTCCCAGAACTTCCAGTCTCAGAGCAG GTGGCGCTGCTGAGGCTGAGCTGGAGCGAGCTCTTCATCCTGAACGCAGCTCAGTCTGCTCTGCCTCTACACATGGCTCCTCTGCTGGCAGCTGCCGGGTTCCACTCATCTCCCATGTCTGCTGAGCGTGTGGTGTCCTTCATGGACCAGGTCAGGGTTTTCCAGGACCAGGTGGACAAGCTGAACAGGCTGCAGGTGGACTCAGCCGAGTACAGCTGCCTCAAAGCCATTGCACTATTTTCACCAG ATGCATGTGGTCTGACAGACCCAGCCCACGTGGACTCCCTACAGGAGAAGGCCCAGGTGGCCCTAACCGAGTACGAGAGGTTGCAGTACCCCAACCAGCCTCAGCGCTTTGGTCGCTTACTGCTGCGCCTGCCGGCTCTGCGCGCTGTGCCAGCCAACCTCATCTCCCAACTCTTCTTCATGCGGCTCGTGGGCAAGACACCCATCGAGACGCTGATCCGAGACATGCAGCTATCGGGGAGCTCCATCAGCTGGCCCTACGTACCAGGACAGTGA
- the nr2f6b gene encoding nuclear receptor subfamily 2 group F member 6b isoform X1 translates to MAMVSGGWGNPNGDTNGLGEKAYLRREEEEGSPQAGSSDVEVGDEDKTCVVDCVVCGDKSSGKHYGVFTCEGCKSFFKRSIRRNLNYSCRSNRECQIDQHHRNQCQYCRLKKCFRVGMRKEAVQRGRIPPSHSGISPNSLAGGVGGAGPGHIGADFFNGQPVSELISQLLRAEPYPSSRYVTPYSQAQMQASASGASVMGIDSICELAARLLFSTIEWARNIPYFPELPVSEQVALLRLSWSELFILNAAQSALPLHMAPLLAAAGFHSSPMSAERVVSFMDQVRVFQDQVDKLNRLQVDSAEYSCLKAIALFSPDACGLTDPAHVDSLQEKAQVALTEYERLQYPNQPQRFGRLLLRLPALRAVPANLISQLFFMRLVGKTPIETLIRDMQLSGSSISWPYVPGQ, encoded by the exons ATGGCCATGGTGAGCGGGGGATGGGGCAACCCCAACGGGGACACTAATGGACTGGGGGAGAAGGCTTacctgaggagggaggaagaggagggctcGCCTCAGGCCGGGAGCAGCGATGTAGAAGTCGGGGACGAGGACAAGACCTGCGTGGTGGACTGTGTGGTGTGCGGGGACAAGTCCAGCGGAAAGCACTACGGCGTGTTCACCTGCGAGGGCTGCAAGAGCTTCTTTAAGAGGAGCATCAGAAGAAACCTCAATTATTCCTGCAG ATCTAATCGAGAATGCCAAATCGACCAGCATCACCGCAACCAGTGCCAATATTGTCGTCTGAAGAAATGTTTCCGTGTAGGAATGCGCAAAGAAG CAGTCCAGAGGGGCCGAATCCCTCCATCTCACTCAGGTATCAGTCCCAACTCCCTGGCTGGTGGTGTTGGAGGTGCAGGGCCGGGTCACATTGGGGCGGACTTCTTCAACGGGCAGCCGGTTTCAGAGCTCATCTCCCAGCTCCTCCGAGCTGAGCCGTACCCCAGCAGCCGCTACGTGACCCCGTACAGTCAAGCCCAGATGCAGGCATCTGCCAGCGGAGCCTCCGTCATGGGCATCGACAGCATCTGTGAGCTGGCTGCCCGGCTCCTCTTTAGCACTATCGAGTGGGCCAGAAACATCCCATACTTCCCAGAACTTCCAGTCTCAGAGCAG GTGGCGCTGCTGAGGCTGAGCTGGAGCGAGCTCTTCATCCTGAACGCAGCTCAGTCTGCTCTGCCTCTACACATGGCTCCTCTGCTGGCAGCTGCCGGGTTCCACTCATCTCCCATGTCTGCTGAGCGTGTGGTGTCCTTCATGGACCAGGTCAGGGTTTTCCAGGACCAGGTGGACAAGCTGAACAGGCTGCAGGTGGACTCAGCCGAGTACAGCTGCCTCAAAGCCATTGCACTATTTTCACCAG ATGCATGTGGTCTGACAGACCCAGCCCACGTGGACTCCCTACAGGAGAAGGCCCAGGTGGCCCTAACCGAGTACGAGAGGTTGCAGTACCCCAACCAGCCTCAGCGCTTTGGTCGCTTACTGCTGCGCCTGCCGGCTCTGCGCGCTGTGCCAGCCAACCTCATCTCCCAACTCTTCTTCATGCGGCTCGTGGGCAAGACACCCATCGAGACGCTGATCCGAGACATGCAGCTATCGGGGAGCTCCATCAGCTGGCCCTACGTACCAGGACAGTGA